A portion of the Phocoena sinus isolate mPhoSin1 chromosome 9, mPhoSin1.pri, whole genome shotgun sequence genome contains these proteins:
- the BCAP29 gene encoding B-cell receptor-associated protein 29 isoform X1, with protein MTLQWAAVATFLYTEIGLILIFCLPFIPPQRWQKIFSFSVWGKIATFWNKAFLTIIVLLIVLFLDAVREVRKYSSTHAIESSSASRPAAYEHTQMKLFRSQRNLYITGFSLFFWLVLRRLVTLITQLAKELSNKGVLKVQAENTNQAAKKFMEENERLKRLLKNHGKEEEHILEAENKKLAEDKEKLETELKKASDALSKAQNDMTVMKMQSERLSKEYDRLLKEHSELQDRAGKGNKKGL; from the exons atgacacttcAATGGGCGGCAGTTGCAACTTTTCTTTACACTGAAATAGGACTCATTTTAATCTTCTGTCTACCTTTTATTCCTCCTCAGAG ATGGCAGAAGATTTTTTCATTTAGCGTCTGGGGTAAAATTGCAACTTTCTGGAACAAGGCTTTCCTTACTATTATAGTCCTATTGATTGTTCTGTTTCTAG ATGCTGTGagagaagtaagaaaatattCCTCAACTCATGCCATTGAAAGCAGCTCAGCCAGCAGACCTGCTGCCTATGAACATACACAGATGAAACTTTTTAGGTCTCAAAGAAATCTTTACATTACtggattttcattatttttctggct agtGTTGAGACGTCTGGTTACCCTTATTACTCAGCTGGCAAAAGAGCTGTCAAACAAAGGAGTACTTAAAGTTCAAGCAGAAAATACTAACCAGGCTGCCAAAAAATTCATGGAAGAGAATGAAAGACTAAAACgg CTCTTGAAAAACCATGGCAAGGAAGAAGAACACATTTTGGAAGCGGAAAATAAAAAACTAGCAGAAGATAAGGAAAAACTGGAAACTGAATTAAAGAAGGCTTCAGATG CCCTTTCTAAGGCACAAAATGACATGACGGTGATGAAGATGCAATCAGAGAGACTTTCGAAAGAATATGACCGGCTCCTGAAAGAACACTCAGAACTTCAG
- the BCAP29 gene encoding B-cell receptor-associated protein 29 isoform X2, translating into MKLFRSQRNLYITGFSLFFWLVLRRLVTLITQLAKELSNKGVLKVQAENTNQAAKKFMEENERLKRLLKNHGKEEEHILEAENKKLAEDKEKLETELKKASDALSKAQNDMTVMKMQSERLSKEYDRLLKEHSELQDRAGKGNKKGL; encoded by the exons ATGAAACTTTTTAGGTCTCAAAGAAATCTTTACATTACtggattttcattatttttctggct agtGTTGAGACGTCTGGTTACCCTTATTACTCAGCTGGCAAAAGAGCTGTCAAACAAAGGAGTACTTAAAGTTCAAGCAGAAAATACTAACCAGGCTGCCAAAAAATTCATGGAAGAGAATGAAAGACTAAAACgg CTCTTGAAAAACCATGGCAAGGAAGAAGAACACATTTTGGAAGCGGAAAATAAAAAACTAGCAGAAGATAAGGAAAAACTGGAAACTGAATTAAAGAAGGCTTCAGATG CCCTTTCTAAGGCACAAAATGACATGACGGTGATGAAGATGCAATCAGAGAGACTTTCGAAAGAATATGACCGGCTCCTGAAAGAACACTCAGAACTTCAG